The Flavobacterium johnsoniae genomic sequence GCGCGATGTGGCTGAGGTTCGCGAAGGTGTTGCGTTACGTTACGGCGCTTCTACCAAAGACGGAAAAGGCGAAATTGTTTCTGGTTTGGTTTTAATGTTAAAAGGAGAAAATTCTAAAGCTGTTGTAGATCGAATTCACGAAAAAATGATTCAGATTAACAAAAGTCTTCCAGAAGGAGTTGTTGCAGAAGCTTTTATTGACCGAGGAAAATTGGTTGATAATGCCATCGGAACCGTGACTAAAAACTTATTAGAAGGAGCTTTAATTGTCATTTTTGTACTGATTCTGTTTTTAGGAAACCTTCGTGCAGGATTGATTGTAGCTTCGGTTATTCCGCTTGCAATGCTTTTTGCCATTATTTTAATGAATCTTTTTGGCGTAAGCGGAAACTTAATGAGTTTAGGCGCAATTGACTTCGGAATTATCGTAGACGGCGCTGTAATTATTGTAGAAGCAACAATGCATCATTTACAGAAATTCAAAGCAAAAAAAGAACTATCGCAAGAAGAAATGGATTTTGAAGTTTACAATTCGGCTTCAAAAATTAGAAATAGTGCGGCTTTTGGTGAAATTATAATCTTGATAGTGTATTTGCCGATTTTAGCCTTGATTGGAACCGAAGGAAAAATGTTTAAACCAATGGCAATGACAGTTGGTTTTGCCATTATTGGCGCTTTTATTTTGTCATTAACCTATGTTCCGATGATGAGTGCTTTGTTTTTATCTAAGAAAACAGAACACAAAGAAAACTTTAGCGACCGTATGATTTTATGGCTCGAAAACCTGTATATGCCTTTGCTGAAAAAAGCTTTAGAATTTAAAAAAGTTGTGCTTGCAATCGCCATCGGATTATTCGCCTTGAGCGTTATTGTTTTTCAAAATATGGGTGGCGAATTTATTCCAACAATCGAAGAAGGTGATTTAGCAATGAATGCCACAATTATGACTGGAAGTTCGCTGACGCAGACTATTGAAACCACGACTAAATACGAACAGATTTTAAAAGCAAAATTTCCCGAAATCAAAACGATTGTGAGCAAAATTGGAAGCGGTGAAATTCCGACAGATCCGATGCCAATTGAAAGCGGCGATTTGATTATTGTTTTGAAAGATAAAAAAGAATGGTCTGGAAAGTATCGCAATTGGGAAGATTTGGCAAATGCGATGAAAGAAGAAATGGAAGTAATTCCAGGAGCAAACATTGAGATTTCGCAACCGATTCAGATGCGTTTTAACGAATTAATGACAGGAAGCCGCTCAGATATTGCCATAAAAATATTTGGCGATGATTTAGAAATTCTAGACGCAAAAGCGACAGAGTTGATTTCTAAAATAAAAAGTATTGAAGGCGTTGGCGATTTAAAAGCCGATAAAGTCACAGGATTGCCTCAGATAACCATTAAATACGATTACAACAAAATCGCCTTATACGGATTGAATATTTCTGATATCAATCAGATTATTCGTTCTTCATTTGCAGGAGAAAGTGCCGGAAAAATTTATGAAGAAAGCAAACGATTTGATGTTGTAGTAAGAATGAACGAAGATAATCGTGCCGATATTACAGATGTTAGCAATTTGTTTATTCCGCTTCCAAACGGTCAGCAAGTGCCGCTTTCTCAAGTCGCTTCGGTGGAATATGAGCAAGGCCCTGTGCAGGTCATTCGCGAAGACGGAAAAAGAAGAATTACGGTTGGATTGAACGTTCGCGGGCGAGATATTCAAAGTGTTGTAGAGGAAATTCAACAGCGTTTAGATAAAAATTACAAACTTCCTTCTGGTTATTTTATCACTTACGGAGGACAATTTGAAAATTTAATCGAAGCGTCACAAAGACTTCTTGTGGCTTTGCCAGTTGCTTTAGGATTAATTTTAGTGCTTCTTTATTTTACTTTTAATAGTATAAAACAAGCAGTTCTAATTTTTACTGCGATTCCGCTTTCTGCAATGGGCGGAGTTTTAGCTTTAGTATTGAGAGGAATGCCATTTAGTATTTCGGCAGGAATTGGATTTATCGCGCTTTTCGGAATTGCCGTTTTAAACGGAATTGTTTTGATTTCCTATTTCAACCAACTAAAAACAGAAGGGATTACAGATCCGTTGCAGCGTGTTTATATCGGAACTAAAACCAGATTAAGACCCGTTTTAATGACTGCTGCCGTAGCTTCTTTAGGATTTTTGCCAATGGCTTTGTCTACAAGCGGCGGAGCAGAAGTGCAGAAACCCTTGGCAACTGTTGTTATTGGAGGTTTATTCTCGGCAACATTATTAACGCTAATCGTTTTGCCGATTTTGTATTTATTGCTGGAACGTGGATTTAAACGCAAAGAGCGCTAAGATTTACCAAAGCACACAAAGAAAAATTTAAAAGAAATCACAATGAATTTAATATATAAAATCAAAGCAATTTCCTTTGCGAACTTTGCGAAAAATCTTTCGCGAACTTTGCGTTTAATTGCGTTCCTTTTGATCACAATTGCTTCACAGGCCCAACAAAAAATATCTTTAGAAAAAGCAATAGAACTCGCCAAATCAAACAATATCGATTTAAAAATTGCTGACAAAGAAATAGAAAAACAAACTGTTCTTAAAAAAGCAGCTTTTCAGCCAGATCCGCTTCAGGTGCAATATCAGGGCGGACAGTTTAATAGCGTCGATTTTGATCATAATGTTTCGGTTCAGCAGTTTTTCCCGTTAGGAAATATTACAAAAGCGAATAGACAATTGCAGGAAGAATTGGCAAAATTGGCAGAAAAACGAAAAGCTTTATCTTCTTATGAAATTGAAAAAGCAGTGACTTTGGCGTATTATCAATATTTGTACGGAATTTCGATTCAGAAATTAAACTCAGAATTAAATGATATTTATACCAAATTTCTAAAGAATGCTGAACTCCGTTTTAAAACTGGAGAAAGCGGAAATATTGAAGTGATTAGCGCCAAAGCGAAAGTCAAAGAAATTGAAACACAAAAACAACAATTACAATACGATTTGGCTATTTACCAGAAACAGTTGCAGTTTTTTATTCAAACCAATGAAAATATTGTTCCTGATCAAAATACAGCATTGCAGTACACTTTTGTTGAGAATCAGCAAAACACAAAAGCAGAAAGTTTATTGACCGATTTTTACCAACAGCAAATTTCAGTTTATCAAAAAGAAGCCGGAACTTTTAAAGCTTTAAGAACGCCAAAAGTTGGTTTAGGTTATTTCGCGCAGACTATAAATACCGAATCTTTATTTCAAGGTTTTACGGCTGGATTACAAATTCCGTTGTTTGGAGGAGTCAATACAACGAAAGCAAGAGCGGCAGAAATTAGCATTTCGCAATCGCAATTGGCTTTAGATAAAAACAAAATGATTTTGAATCTGCAGAAAGAAGAATTGCGAAATAACTTCGAAAAACAGCAAAAAAACTTAGCGTATTTTCAAAATGAAGGTTCGCAATATGCCAATCAGATTATTGAGACTGCACAAAAAAGTTATGCCAGCGGCGATATGAGTTATTGGTCGTATATCAGTTTTTTAAATCAGGCAATTGATATTAAAAAACAATTTGCTGAGGCAACGCACAGTTATAATCAAAGTGCAATTGAACTTCAATTCCCAACTATAAAAAACAATTAATCATGAAAAATATATCTGAAAATAATTTAACCGCAAAGAACGCTAAGGCCACGCAAAGAGCGCAAAGTTCAATTTCCTTGCGTTCCTTGTGCTTTGTCTTTGCGTTCCTTGTGGTTACATTCACAAGCTGCAGTGAAAAGAAAACAGAAGAACCAAAAGAAGAAGAAAAATCGACAACAGAAGTTTCTTTAACTGAAACTCAATATAAAACAGTTGGTATTGAAACTGGATTTGTAGAAAACAGAAACCTTAATAAAATCATTAAAGCAAACGGATATACAACAGTTCCTCCGCAAAATTCTGCCGAAGTTTCTACCTTAATTGGCGGAACCGTAAAAGATATTTATGTTTTAGAAGGCACATTTGTAAACAAAGGAAAAGTTTTAGCAACGATTCAGAATCTGGAAGTAATTGAAATGCAGGAAGAATATCAGTCCGCAACGGCAAATGTGGAATATTTACAGTTAGAATACAATCGCCAGAAAACTTTGAGCGATGAAAATGTGAATCCGAGGAAAACATTTCAGGAGGTAAAAGCCAAATTAGCAGCTGAACGCGCACGTGCTCAAGCAGCAAAAAATAAATTGGATGCTTTGCATGTTTCTACTAAAGGAAGCTCGTCTTTGGTTCCCATTGTTGCGCCGATAAATGGTTATATTGGCAAAATTAATATTGCTAAAGGCGCTTTTGCAAATACGGGAGTTTCATTGTTTGAAGTAGTAGATAATAGTCAGATGCATTTGGATTTAAATGTTTATGAGAAAGATTTAGGTTCGATTTCCATAGGTCAGGTAATAGATTTTGTATTAACAAATCAGTCGAATAAATCGATTAAAGGAAAGATTTTCGGAATCAATAAATCTTTTTCTAATGAAAGTAAAACGGTTGCTGTTCATGCTAAAATTGAACCTGGAGATGCAAAAGATTTAATTCCAGGAATGTATGTTTCGGCTAATATCAACATAACAAATGCAACTGTTCCTGCACTGCCAAAGGACGCAGTTGTTAGAAATGCCGATAAGTATTTTGTGTTTGTGCAAGAAGACGAAAAAGTCGAACAAAAACACGATCATAAAGAAGGTGAAAAAGAAGAAATTCACGAACAGGAAGTCCATTTTAAAGCTGTAGAAGTAATTCCGGGAACAACAGATTTAGGCTTTACAGAAGTTAAGTTTGTAAATCAAATTTCGGCAAATGCTAAAATTGTGACAAAAGGCGCATTTTATCTGCTTTCGGCAATGAAAGGTGGAGGAGAGCATGAGCATTGATTTTTTGAAGGTTCTGAGGAGCTGAGTTCTAAGGGACTGAGATTTTTTCTTAAAGATATAAAGCACTATTTGTCATTTCGACGAAGGAGAAATCTCCGCGAGAAACTCCACAAAGATTGGATTTTAGGAAAGGAGCTACTTGTGAAGATTTCTCCTTCGTCGAAATGACATAAAATGAGAAAAAACTTTGCGACTTAGTGCTTTGCAATAATAGACTTTACCACAAAATGCTTAAATTTAGAGCATTATTTAAACAATAACTTCAGGTATTTGAAACTTTAAAACCTGAAACCTGAAACAAATAATAATGATACATCAAGATAAAGAAGTAAAGAATACAAAAAATAAAGCAAAACCTTCCTGCTGTTGTTCGCACGACGAACCTGTACATTCAGAAAATGACGGGCATGATCACGGACACGAAGGTCACGATCACGAACATAACGTTGAAGGGAATTTGTTTAAAATGTTTCTTCCATCCATAATTTCCTTTATTTTATTAATTATCGGAATTGGTTTTGACAACTATTTTCCGCAAGATTGGTTTACTGGATTTATTAGAATTGCTTGGTATGTAATTGCTTATCTTCCAGTTGGAATTCCTGTTTTAAGAGAAGCTTATGAAAGCATTGTAAAAGGCGATGTTTTCTCCGAATTTTTTCTGATGTGTATTGCTACAATCGGCGCATTTGCAATTGGCGAATATCCAGAAGGAGTTGCTGTTATGCTGTTTTATACGATTGGAGAAACTTTTCAAGGAATGGCAGTTAGCAAAGCAAAATCGAGTATTAAAAGCCTTTTAGATCAGCGTCCAGATGAAGTGAATATTCTTGAAAATAATGTTGCTACAAAAGTAAAAGCCAAGGATGTTCAGATTGGTGCCATTATTCAGCTAAAAGCGGGAGAAAAACTAGGTTTAGATGGCGAATTATTGTCAGATTCGGCTTCATTTAATACTGCAGCTTTAACGGGAGAAAGTAAACCAGATACTAAAAAGAAAGGAGAAACCGTTCTGGCAGGAATGATAAACGGAAATACTATTGCAGAAGTAAAAGTCACAACTGCTTACAATGACAGTAAATTGTCTAAGATTCTAGAATTAGTTCAAAACGCGACAACTAAAAAAGCTCCAGCAGAATTATTCATTAGAAAGTTTGCTAAAATCTACACGCCGATTGTGGTGTATTTAGCAATAGCCATTTGTTTGCTTCCGATGCTTTTTGTAGACAATTATGTTTTTTCAGATTGGTTGTACAGAGCTTTGGTTTTCTTGGTTATATCGTGTCCGTGCGCTTTGGTTATCAGTATTCCGTTGGGGTATTTTGGCGGAATTGGTGCAGCGAGCAAAAACGGAATTCTTTTTAAAGGAAGTAATTTCTTAGACAGTATTTCTACCATTCAGAATGTTGTGGTAGACAAAACGGGAACGATGACCGAAGGCGTTTTTAAAGTTCAAGAAGTCATTATAAAACCAGAATTCGATAAAGAAGAAATCTTGAAATTGGTAAATGTTTTAGAAAGTCGAAGCACACATCCTGTTGCAACGGCGATTCATAATTTTGTTGGAAAAATTGATTCTTCAATTGAATTGAAAGAGATTGAAGAAATTTCTGGACACGGATTAAAAGCTTTTTTTAACGGAAAAGAATTATTTGTGGGGAATTTCAAATTGCTTGATAAGTTTAATATTTCGTATGATATCGATCCTTCTTCAATCGTTTACACCACAATTGCAATTGCTTACGAAGGCAAATTTGCGGGTTATTTAACAATTGCCGATGAAATAAAAGAAGATGCCAAAGAAACCGTTTCGAAATTAAAATCTCTTGGAGTAAAATTAACGATGTTGAGCGGCGATAAAACGAATGTTGTTCAATTTGTTGCAGATAAACTCGGAATTGCAAATGCTTTTGGAGATTTGCTTCCAGAGGATAAAGTGAATAAAGTAAACGAAATTAAAGCTAAAAACGAAACCATCGCTTTTGTTGGAGATGGCGTAAATGACGCGCCCGTAATTGCTTTAAGTACAGTTGGAATTGCGATGGGAGGTTTAGGAAGCGACGCCGCAATTGAAACCGCCGATGTTGTCATTCAAGATGATAAACCGAGTAAAATTGCAATGGCAATTAATATCGGAAAACAAACAAAAAAAATTGTCTGGCAGAATATTACACTAGCTTTTGTCGTAAAAGCTTTTGTCTTGATTCTTGGCGCTGGCGGACTTGCTACCATGTGGGAAGCAGTTTTTGCTGATGTTGGTGTAGCGTTGTTGGCGATTTTAAATGCGGTTAGAATTCAGAAGATGCAGTTTTAATTCGCAGAAAATAATAAACCCCAATTCAAATAAATGGATTGGGGTTTTAATTTATTTAAAACTGCAAATCAGTAAATATTCCATTGTTTTCTAATCGAACTTCGGTTTTGTTTTTTTCAGAAGGTGTTTGCGTCGGATACCAATTTCGATTTGGTTTTACAATAATCAATAAACCTTCATCGTTGCCAATTGCGGCAAAAGCTTCCGTATTTGTGTTCTTAGAAAAGAAGTTTAAGCCGTATTTTTCTATTAGTTTATTTCCTAATTCTAATGGATTTTCATTTACAATGCCGATTTCGCTGATGTTTAAAATAGATTTAGAATTGAATTCTGTTGTTTGTGAATTATTAATATCGTGTCTGGCGATAAATTCTAATAAATTTCCGTTGTTATCATAAAAATAAACAGCTTGGGCATTCCAGTTCTCAAAATTGGTAATAACATTTTGATCTTCGATAAGAATCAAATCTACTTTGTTTTTACACCATTTAATTGCTTCGTCTAGTTTATTTTCTGGAATATTAAAAGCAAAATGATAAATAGATTTGAAACTCGAATTTTCAACGAATTTTAAAATGGAGTTTCCTGCTTGAATACTAACTGAATTTTCGTTTTTTCTTATAATTGAAAGTTCTAAAACATCTTGATAATAAGCAGTTGTTTTTAAAATATTATTTGTTTGGATTTGGATGTGTTCTAACTTCATGATATTAATTTTGTTAGAGAAATATTATTTTACAAATTTAAATAATCATTGCTTTTTGCGGTTTGGAGAATGATTCTATACTTCAATGAAAGGATAGTTAATTGCTATTAAATATATATTTAATTTACCTTATTTTGATAGATATTCAACTTTTATAGACACTAAGATGTTCTTAATTACCATAGTTTTGTAATTAAATTTATTGAATATATTGTGTATATAAATTTAAGAGATAAATGATATTAAGAAAGCAAATAGAACCTCAATTTGATATTGCTGAAAAACATTATCCAGAAGTATTAAAACTAATTTTGGATTATACGGCGTTTTGTGATGAAAACGGGGATGAAGAATTTTTTGAATACAAAAAGCTTGAAGAAAAACTTCATGTTTTAACTGAAAAAGATATTGTTAAATTTAATCTTATAGAATGGTGGGAAGAAGATGGAGTCGAAAATCTTGCATTTGATATTTCTTTACCTGAACCGGAAAAAGTGGATAATTTGACTAGAGAAGAATTGTACGAAATTGTTCAACGTATCAAAACTTTTGATGAAATTAATTATGATAATGTAGATTTTATTTCAACCTTTTATATAAATGTAATTTCTGCAAATGGTTATTTTATAAAATTCTTGGAAAAAAACTTTAAACAATATAATTATAAATTGTTTCAAAGAAATAAAGATAAAAAAGGCAATTATTTTGAATATTCTATTGAGGAAATTGTACAGATTCTTTGGAATAATGGTAATATTTAATAATCAAATAAAAAGCCCTCTTCAAAACGAAAAGGACTTTTAAGATTTGCAAATACTTGGGGCAAAATACAAATCATTTAACTAAATTATTTAGGCATTTCTGGAATTATAATTCTTCTTGTCGGAGTGCTTAAAGTCTCAATAAATGCCAATAAATCGCTGATTTCTTCTTTATTTAAATCTAATTTTCTCAGCATTGGATCTGATTTTGGTATCAAAGAATCTCTTGGTGTTCCTAAGTATTTCTTTTGAACAGGAGAAGGATTTCCTAAATTGTATAATTCGACAACATCCAATAAACTCAGAAAATGTCCGTGATGCATCCAAGGTTTTGTATTTACGACTTCGCGAAGTGTCGGAGTTCTGAACTTTCCAATATCTTTTACATCTTTAGTCACATTATAACGTCCGAAATCTTCGTTTTTTGTTCCGAATAAAGTCTGTCCGTCGTTATGAAACTGATTGTCGCTAAAATAAGGTGTATTATGGCAATTAATGCATTGTGCTTTCGTTCTAAACAAATGCATTCCTTTCACTTGCTGATCGGTATAAATATCTGATTTTCCGCTTATAAACTGGTCAAATTTACTTTTCGGACTATTTATTGATCTTTCGAAAGTCGCAATTGCATATTGAATGCGTTCTAAAGTCACTTTTTTATCTCCAAATGCAGCGGTAAAGAGCGAATTATAACCTTTTATTTTAGCAATTTTATTAACGGCAATCGTCAGCTTTTCATTCATTTCTAAAGGATCAGAAACTGGAAATTGTGCTTGATCTTCTAAACTTGAAGCGCGTCCGTCCCAAAATAGCGAAGTGGCATACGCCGAATTTAAAATCGTCATCGAATTTCGTTTTCCAGTCTGGCGGTCATGTCCAAAAGAACGCGTTAAATTATCTGTCCAACCCAGTTCTGGATTGTGACAAGAAGCACAAGCAATTTGTCCGCTTCGTGATAATCTCGGATCGAAAAACAAAATCTTTCCCAAACTTTCTTTTTCCTTAGAATACGGATTATAAGCAGGATAAGGAACAGCAGGAAGCACACCAATATCCTGAAATTTAGTTTTATCGACATTTTCATGTAATTCAGCAGCAGGCCATTTCGAAGAATCTCCGCTAGAATACAGTTTTCGCAATTCCTGAATATCAATATAATCAGGATTTTCCACGCTTTTATAAGCCGTCAAGCAAAGCAGGAAAAGGAGAGGGAAGATTAGTTTTTTCAATTCTTTGTGTTTTTTTTGATTTGTTTTTTTTGTTTCAAGTTTCAGGTTTCAAGTTGCTGCAAAACGTTAAACCTGAAACTTGAAACTTGAAACCTTTTTTTCACGCCAAAAGCTTTGTCAAAGTTTTAAACTTTGACAAAGCTGAAGACGTTAACCATTAATAATTAACAATTAACAATTATAAAGTGACTTCTTTTGGACACGGAATACTTAAAGCTGCTGGCTTAGTGTAAACTCTATTATTGTACATTCTATATTGCGTCGAAACTGTTCCTCCAAACAGTTTGTCGTTTGTTAATTTTAATTCAAATGAAATTTCATATAAACCATTGCTGATTTCTTTATAAGTTCCTTCCCCAGAAATTGCAATAACATGCGTATTTGTCACGCTAGATCCAATTGTAATATCTTGCGGAATTACGAGAACAGTTCCTTGTGTTTTGCTATTTCCGTTTGCTGGGAAAAATTCTAAAGCTGAGGTAATATTAAATCCTGGAGAAATTGCAGCAGAATTACTTTCGTTAGAAAACCATCTTTTTAAACCAAAAGAATTGACAGTATTTGTTCCGCTGGCAACATTAAACCCGATTTTGAAAGCATCGTGATACACATCATCATTTGGATTTGCAGTTCCTTTATCGCTGTACAAAATAGCATTTTCGTTATCTTTTGTCACTACAACCGGAAAGGTCAAAGCGTTGAAAGTTTGCCAAGAACAAGTTCCATTGTTGTTAAACCAATGTTCTCCGTACGTCAAATAAAAAGCATTTGTTGGATCTGTGAATTTTGATGCTGGATTGGCTTGAATATCTCTTGGCGATTTTATTGGTTTTACAACAGTCAAACTAATACTTCCGGTAGCGTTATAATTTGGCGTATTTACCAATGTTATTTTAGATTCGTAACGAGCATCATCATTCTGAATATCTTCCAGCAATGTTAAATGATAAGTTATTGAATTTCTATTATCTCCAAAATCGTCGTGCGTTAAAGAATATTCAAAACCATTTTGAAATTTAAAAATAGACGCATTTTCTATTTCCGAAGGAAAAAATCCGTTAGGAAAATTTACTTTAAAATCAACAGTTTCGCCAACTTCTCCTTTTATAACAAATTGATTTACTGGAAAAGTGTAATTGGTTGTAATTGCTGCCAAATCAATTTTGAAAGTATCATTAGGATATTCAGTATTTAGATTTCCGATATGAATTTCGGGATCAGAAACCGTTTCTAGTTTTAAAGTAATACTTTGGTTAGCAGTCCATCTTTTGTCAAAAGAAACCGCTATAGTATCCGTTAGTTTATTTCCCTGAAAAGTTAATTGATTCACAGGATTTACTGTAAAACTCTCATTATCATTTGTTGATGAAACCGCACTAAAATTGGCTGTTACACTATTTTTTAAATTTCGGGCAGTTAAAGCAACAGGCACTTTCAGCGTTTTTACAGAAGTATTTACGTAATTTGACTGAGGCACTAAACTTCCGTTTACAATTGGATATTCTACAGGTGTATTATCACTTTTTACCAAGAAATTAAATCTTATAAAAGGATCAATTTCAGAACCTAATTTATAGTCATCTTTTGAACATGAAGTAAATAATATGGCTATAAACAATATGCTAAATATCTTAATACGAGTCATTTTGTTGTAAGTTAGGGTTAAGATTAGTGTTATAGGTTGGTATCGGAAGAACAAATTTTAGAGAAGGATAAGTCAAACTGCAATTTGTTGAAATACAGCCATCATTTCTAGAAATATTTTTATGATTGCGTACAAGATCAAAAAACAAATGACCTTCAAAACAAAGTTCTTTTCTTCTTTCTAAAAGAATATTTTCTTTCAGATTCGTGGTATTTGTTAGTAAAGTAGCATTTGCACGAGCACGAATGATATTTATGTCTGCCATTGCAGCGTCAGATCTGTTGGTTTCTAAAGCAGCTTCGGCACGAATTAAATACATTTCACTTAATCTAAAAGCCACATAACCAGCATTATCTTGATATTTTTTAGTGAAATTATAATTTACATTTGTAAGAACGCCATTTACTAAAGTCTGTAAAGGTTGTGTAAGAAATAATTGTTTTCTTAAGTCGTTGGCTTCGTACAAATTAACCAAGTCATTTGAGGCAACATAACGCTGATAACTTGTAGAGGTTGTATAACCAAATACTTGTGACATAGAAGACATTACTATATCTTCAGAATCTCTTCTGGTAGCAAATTCTAGTAAAATTTCAGATACAGGAAGATCCGGTTGCGTCCATTGCGCAACATAATCTGCAGAAGCTGATAAAGTTACTCCAGAAGTTGTAATTACATCATTTGCTATTGTATACGCATTATTCCAGTCGCCTTTTTGCAAATACACACGCGCTAATAATGCTTTTGTATTATTTGCATTAAATAAAGAATAAGTTTGTCCTGGAAGCAGTGATTGAGACGAATAACTGTCAATTGCTGTCACTAAATCATTTATAATAATCGAATAAGTTTCGGCTACTGTTTTTCTTGCAGGATATTGTATTCCGGCTTTAATAGATTCAGTATTGCAAACAATTCCTAAATGAGAAGCATCTGCAGTATATTTGTAATCTTGGCTATATACAAGAGAAAGCAAAAAATGCGCATAAGCCCTAATTGTTAAAGCCTCTGCCTTTATTTGATTTTTCTCTGCTTGAGTTGCATCGGTAAGGGCAGGAGTATATTCTAAAATTAAGTTCGCCTGATTTATAATATCATAACTTGTATCATAAAATGTTTTAAAATTACTTGTCAGCGCTTGATCATCAAATGAATACGCTTGTTCGATATTTATTGGCGGAGAAATCTGACCTCTGCTGTTTCCAGAAGAAACAGGTGAAAATTTGATGTTTCCTCCTTGAAGATCTGCGTAAACGGCATAACGTTCTCCTCGCATATTAGCTTCTAGTTCATAGTAAAGTCCAGTTAATGCTTGCAAAACTCCTTTTTTGTTTTGCAAAAGCTCGTCTATAGAAGTTTGTGTTCCAGGTTCCTGTTCTAAAAAGTCACTACAGCTTTGCAGTGAGAAAATCAGGAAAAATATAGATAGGTATTTTGAATATTTCATGGTCTTAAAATTTAGCATTAACTCCTAGCGAGATGGTTCTTGCCTGAGGATAAGTAAAACTGTATTCTCTTACTCCGTTCATTCCTTTTGGACTTTTCTCCTTGTACCAATAAGCAACATTTGTCGCATCTGCAAAAACAGAAAGAGTATCTAAGAAGGTATTTTTTAACGGCACATTATAACTTAAATTAACATTGCTGATTCTGATATAAGTTGCATTGTACATGTATTTACTTAAATTAGAAAGCTGCGGAGAAGAAGTTACAGCAGATTGCGAAACAATATCTCCAGGATTTCTCCAATGATCGTATGCATTTACAGAAAGGTTTCTGTTAAAAGTATTCGAGTATTTATCTACCAGTACGTCAGACACTAAGAAGTCACCTCCAATTTGGTAATCTCCTCTAACAGATAAAGTTAAGTTGTTGAAAAAAGTAAAACTATTGTAAAAACCTCCGTAAGCATCTGCTTGTCTGTCTCCAATTGGTTCCCAATCTGCAATGGTGTATAATTCGCCATAGGTTTTGGAATCGTATATTTTACCATTTTTTTCAATAAGATCACGGCCAGTTGCAGGATCAACGCCAGCCCATTTAATTCCCCAAATAGTACTCGTGCTGTAACCAATTTTTTGCGCTAAAGCTATATTTGCTAAAGAATAGTCGCTTCCTAAACCTTTTAAATCGGTTACTTTACTGTCAATTGTAGAAATGTTAAATGCCGTTGTCCATTTAA encodes the following:
- a CDS encoding efflux RND transporter periplasmic adaptor subunit, which translates into the protein MKNISENNLTAKNAKATQRAQSSISLRSLCFVFAFLVVTFTSCSEKKTEEPKEEEKSTTEVSLTETQYKTVGIETGFVENRNLNKIIKANGYTTVPPQNSAEVSTLIGGTVKDIYVLEGTFVNKGKVLATIQNLEVIEMQEEYQSATANVEYLQLEYNRQKTLSDENVNPRKTFQEVKAKLAAERARAQAAKNKLDALHVSTKGSSSLVPIVAPINGYIGKINIAKGAFANTGVSLFEVVDNSQMHLDLNVYEKDLGSISIGQVIDFVLTNQSNKSIKGKIFGINKSFSNESKTVAVHAKIEPGDAKDLIPGMYVSANINITNATVPALPKDAVVRNADKYFVFVQEDEKVEQKHDHKEGEKEEIHEQEVHFKAVEVIPGTTDLGFTEVKFVNQISANAKIVTKGAFYLLSAMKGGGEHEH
- a CDS encoding heavy metal translocating P-type ATPase, producing MIHQDKEVKNTKNKAKPSCCCSHDEPVHSENDGHDHGHEGHDHEHNVEGNLFKMFLPSIISFILLIIGIGFDNYFPQDWFTGFIRIAWYVIAYLPVGIPVLREAYESIVKGDVFSEFFLMCIATIGAFAIGEYPEGVAVMLFYTIGETFQGMAVSKAKSSIKSLLDQRPDEVNILENNVATKVKAKDVQIGAIIQLKAGEKLGLDGELLSDSASFNTAALTGESKPDTKKKGETVLAGMINGNTIAEVKVTTAYNDSKLSKILELVQNATTKKAPAELFIRKFAKIYTPIVVYLAIAICLLPMLFVDNYVFSDWLYRALVFLVISCPCALVISIPLGYFGGIGAASKNGILFKGSNFLDSISTIQNVVVDKTGTMTEGVFKVQEVIIKPEFDKEEILKLVNVLESRSTHPVATAIHNFVGKIDSSIELKEIEEISGHGLKAFFNGKELFVGNFKLLDKFNISYDIDPSSIVYTTIAIAYEGKFAGYLTIADEIKEDAKETVSKLKSLGVKLTMLSGDKTNVVQFVADKLGIANAFGDLLPEDKVNKVNEIKAKNETIAFVGDGVNDAPVIALSTVGIAMGGLGSDAAIETADVVIQDDKPSKIAMAINIGKQTKKIVWQNITLAFVVKAFVLILGAGGLATMWEAVFADVGVALLAILNAVRIQKMQF
- a CDS encoding VOC family protein encodes the protein MKLEHIQIQTNNILKTTAYYQDVLELSIIRKNENSVSIQAGNSILKFVENSSFKSIYHFAFNIPENKLDEAIKWCKNKVDLILIEDQNVITNFENWNAQAVYFYDNNGNLLEFIARHDINNSQTTEFNSKSILNISEIGIVNENPLELGNKLIEKYGLNFFSKNTNTEAFAAIGNDEGLLIIVKPNRNWYPTQTPSEKNKTEVRLENNGIFTDLQF
- a CDS encoding cytochrome-c peroxidase; protein product: MKKLIFPLLFLLCLTAYKSVENPDYIDIQELRKLYSSGDSSKWPAAELHENVDKTKFQDIGVLPAVPYPAYNPYSKEKESLGKILFFDPRLSRSGQIACASCHNPELGWTDNLTRSFGHDRQTGKRNSMTILNSAYATSLFWDGRASSLEDQAQFPVSDPLEMNEKLTIAVNKIAKIKGYNSLFTAAFGDKKVTLERIQYAIATFERSINSPKSKFDQFISGKSDIYTDQQVKGMHLFRTKAQCINCHNTPYFSDNQFHNDGQTLFGTKNEDFGRYNVTKDVKDIGKFRTPTLREVVNTKPWMHHGHFLSLLDVVELYNLGNPSPVQKKYLGTPRDSLIPKSDPMLRKLDLNKEEISDLLAFIETLSTPTRRIIIPEMPK